Proteins encoded by one window of Fusarium graminearum PH-1 chromosome 1, whole genome shotgun sequence:
- a CDS encoding U3 small nucleolar ribonucleoprotein IMP4 — protein MIRKQARQRRDYLYRRALLLRDAEISEKRAKLRSSLASGKPLDPTIANDKSLRKDYQYDESRPDLTTNEELDLDDEYAQLSGIVDPRVLVTTSRDPSARLAAFAKEIRLLLPTAVRLNRGNLILPDLVRSAQSAGLSDVILLHEHRGTPTALTLSHFPHGPTVSFSLHNVVLRHDIPGSVRGTVSESYPHLIFDGFTSRLGERIVKILKHVFPPREAITSKNKVGNRVVTFKNIEDSIEVRHHVFVRTGYDSVELAEVGPRMTMRPFEIRSGTLENKDGDVEWHLTQYTRTAKKKNYL, from the exons ATGATT CGCAAACAAGCGCGCCAAAGGCGCGACTACCTATACCGacgagctcttcttctgcgAGATGCCGAGATCAGTGAGAAGCGAGCCAAGCTGAGGTCGTCCCTCGCTTCTGGCAAGCCTTTGGATCCTACAATCGCCAACGATAAGTCTTTGCGCAAGGACTACCAGTACGACGAATCCCGACCTGACCTCACAACCAACGAAGAACTTGACCTCGACGACGAGTATGCCCAGCTTTCTGGAATTGTCGACCCGCGTGTGCTTGTGACGACCTCTCGAGATCCCTCCGCTAGACTAGCAGCTTTCGCTAAGGAGATCAGACTTCTTCTCCCCACAGCTGTTCGCCTTAACCGTGGAAACCTCATCCTGCCTGACCTGGTGCGCTCTGCCCAGTCAGCCGGCCTCTCCGACGTTATTCTGCTTCATGAGCATCGAGGTACACCAACCGCTTTGACATTATCCCACTTTCCTCATGGCCCAACggtttccttctctttgcaCAACGTCGTGCTCCGTCACGATATTCCTGGAAGCGTGCGCGGAACAGTGAGCGAGTCCTATCCCCATCTCATTTTCGACGGCTTTACTAGTCGTCTAGGTGAGCGCATagtcaagatcttgaagcacGTCTTTCCTCCTAGAGAAGCCATCACgagcaagaacaaagttGGCAACCGAGTCGTTActttcaagaacatcgaggaTAGCATTGAAGTCAGACACCACGTTTTCGTGAGGACAGGATATGACAGTGTCGAATTGGCCGAGGTCGGCCCAAGAATGACGATGCGACCATTCGAAATCCGAAGTGGCACCCTCGAAAATAAGGACGGCGACGTCGAGTGGCATCTCACGCAATATACACGaaccgccaagaagaagaactaTCTGTAA